In a single window of the Zea mays cultivar B73 chromosome 5, Zm-B73-REFERENCE-NAM-5.0, whole genome shotgun sequence genome:
- the LOC103627151 gene encoding inositol-tetrakisphosphate 1-kinase 4, translated as MAAEQCQSSGGSSPRPRAAYTIGYAMLPNKHDTFVQPSFIDLAAQHGIRLVALDASRPLAEQGPQLDLVVHKLYGQAWRARLEAFSALHPDVPIIDPPAAIDRILDRFTMLDVVSGLDCVAVPRQVMVHDAGALQQAADAAADDVLGLGGLRFPLVAKPVEVDGSAASHDLCLVYRREGLRGLRGRPPLVLQEFANHGGVLFKVYVVGDRATCVVRSSLPDVPPERLRDPAAAAAAPFANISLLAPSGGDEGSEKVVPPPQDFVDRVAREIRRAVGLHLINFDLIRTRDDAAGGDANKYLVLDINYCPGYSKMPGFEPVLTEFFLERLRSRSRSIDERPAPGAEARQAEAEAEAEPSSATIPIPPGAEARLAQA; from the coding sequence ATGGCGGCGGAGCAGTGCCAGTCCTCAGGCGGCAGCTCGCCGCGGCCTCGCGCCGCATACACCATCGGCTACGCGATGCTGCCCAACAAGCACGATACCTTCGTCCAGCCGTCGTTCATCGACCTGGCAGCGCAGCACGGCATCCGGCTCGTGGCGCTCGACGCCTCCAGGCCGCTCGCGGAGCAGGGCCCCCAGCTGGACCTCGTCGTGCACAAGCTGTACGGCCAGGCGTGGCGCGCGCGGCTGGAGGCCTTCTCGGCGCTCCACCCGGACGTCCCAATCATCGACCCGCCCGCCGCCATCGACCGCATCCTGGACCGCTTCACCATGCTGGACGTCGTCTCGGGGCTCGACTGCGTGGCCGTGCCCAGGCAGGTCATGGTCCACGACGCCGGGGCCCTGCAGCAGGCCGCCGACGCCGCCGCCGACGACGTGCTCGGCCTCGGCGGCCTCCGGTTCCCGCTCGTCGCCAAGCCCGTGGAGGTGGACGGCAGCGCGGCGTCGCACGACCTCTGCCTGGTGTACCGCCGCGAGGGCCTGCGCGGCCTGCGCGGCCGCCCGCCGCTCGTGCTGCAGGAGTTCGCCAACCACGGCGGCGTGCTCTTCAAGGTGTACGTGGTGGGCGACCGCGCCACGTGCGTGGTGCGGAGCAGCCTGCCGGACGTGCCGCCGGAGCGCCTCCGggaccccgccgccgccgccgcggccccCTTCGCCAACATCTCCCTCCTCGCCCCCAGCGGCGGCGACGAGGGCTCCGAGAAGGTGGTACCGCCGCCCCAGGACTTCGTCGACAGGGTCGCCCGCGAGATCCGGCGGGCAGTGGGCCTGCACCTCATCAACTTCGACCTCATCCGGACGAGGGACGACGCTGCAGGCGGCGACGCCAATAAGTACCTCGTCCTCGACATCAACTACTGCCCGGGCTACTCCAAAATGCCCGGCTTTGAGCCTGTCCTCACTGAATTCTTCCTGGAGAGGCTTCGCTCTCGCAGCAGAAGCATCGATGAGCGGCCTGCCCCGGGGGCGGAGGCGAGGCAGGCAGAGGCAGAGGCAGAGGCCGAGCCCAGCAGCGCCACCATCCCCATCCCGCCGGGAGCGGAGGCGAGGCTGGCTCAGGCCTAA